A genomic segment from Ptychodera flava strain L36383 chromosome 23 unlocalized genomic scaffold, AS_Pfla_20210202 Scaffold_23__1_contigs__length_28996876_pilon, whole genome shotgun sequence encodes:
- the LOC139124298 gene encoding uncharacterized protein, with the protein MQENVNKFVSLAIPVVFLAIQGVCGYDGGGSLGMGGNHSSVRILVADVFSGRGVEESVTVTVLTVCSLLSEFHLDIDNRRFSYPGVCNSLYGHAAIGTRCVEIQRYAKQPNVTLNLLVSAHAAFVHANVVDGASDTDSFLAANSVMDDGTPSLMVGDLVIVDNCPTHHNHGGAVSDGVADAERIIEREKIEVDTSAVVPKARSEEEIVQSDDIESSQVPDISEAHVYDPSIGDTSTDVKESTSQGKHLSSDQTQGTALLAMEVEPNAQLSDVYKKVVSKCVGEFTQIPPETSDQSAGNALVLLKQTQKNRPLQQLEILHLLGIRKIFRNISLESCVYTDEVGREFFSPSNLHELLSIDVAELFTKHLKTVREESLLARALAPLKSVNVDKTYQHLCNRLFHEYKDCQIAKTELELAKNQLEEWKHQLSIAEKEKLNFKGRLSYGRLNLKRKTAPSLD; encoded by the exons atgcaagaaaatgtcaacaaGTTCGTAAGCCTGGCAATACCAGTCGTGTTCCTTGCCATTCAAGGTGTTTGTGGATACGATGGTGGAGGTTCTTTGGGAATGGGTGGGAACCATTCATCGGTACGGATACTAGTCGCTGATGTGTTTAGCGGGAGAGGGGTGGAGGAGTCGGTCACAGTCACAGTGCTGACGGTGTGCTCGCTGTTGTCGGAATTTCACCTGGACATTGATAATAGAC GATTCAGTTATCCGGGAGTTTGTAATAGTCTGTACGGACATGCAGCTATCGGCACTCGCTGTGTTGAAATACAGCGGTACGCTAAACAACCAAATGTAACGCTGAATCTACTTGTCAGCGCCCATGCGGCATTTGTCCATGCAAACGTAGTGGATGGGGCATCTGACACTGATTCGTTTCTGGCAGCAAATTCGGTAATGGACGATGGTACTCCTTCGCTCATGGTTGGCGACCTcgtcattgttgacaattgcCCAACTCATCACAATCATGGAG GTGCTGTGAGTGACGGTGTTGCAGATGCTGAAAGAATAATTGAACGGGAGAAAATTGAAGTTGATACATCTGCTGTTGTACCAAAGGCCAGGTCTGAGGAGGAAATAGTCCAGAGCGATGACATTGAG AGCTCACAAGTACCAGATATCTCTGAAGCACATGTTTATGATCCCAGTATTGGTGACACAAGCACAGATGTAAAGGAAAGCACTTCTCAAGGAAAACACCTGTCATCAGATCAAACTCAAG GCACTGCACTCTTGGCCATGGAAGTTGAACCAAATGCACAGCTCTCTGATGTGTATAAAAAAGTCGTATCAAAGTGTGTTGGAGAATTCACACAAATTCCACCAGAAACATCAGATCAATCAGCTGGAAATGCGCTGGTCCTGCTTAAGCAAACACAGAAGAACAGGCCTTTACAACAATTAGAGATTCTTCACCTGCTGGGAATAAGGAAGATCTTTAGAAACATCTCTCTTGAGTCATGCGTTTATACAGATGAGGTTGGAAGAGAATTCTTCAGTCCATCAA ACCTACATGAACTACTAAGTATTGATGTGGCAGAATTATTCACAAAGCATTTGAAGACAGTGAGAGAAGAAAGCCTGTTGGCAAGAGCACTTGCACCTTTGAAAAGTGTTAATGTTGACAAGACCTATCAACATCTATGCAATCGTCTCTTTCATGAATATAAAGATTGTCAGATTGCTAAAACAGAACTTGAACTTGCCAAAAATCAATTGGAGGAGTGGAAGCACCAGCTATCCATTGCTGAAAAAGAGAAGCTAAATTTCAAAGGGAGATTGAGCTATGGACGTCtcaacttaaaaagaaagacaGCACCATCACTGGACTGA